AGAACTGGGGCGTCTCTTGGAAACGATCAACAGAGAGCAGCATTTCTTATACTATTCCTATCTTACATTTCGGAAGAATCATGCCGTTCACTATGGGCAGTTCTCTGAACATGGAGAGCTGCTGGGTGTTGCGGCTTTCCTGAAGGGTCTTCCTTTCTACGCCTTTTCGGTTTATCCCCTTCAGACATCGTTTCGTTTTCGGTCCGTGCTGACCCGAATGATACAAGATTTGAAATTACCGGATGGGGCATTAGGGAGCTTTATCGTGAGTGAGGATGAATGGGAGGTTCTAAATCCTGAGATTGATGTGAAGAAACCTCCCGTTGGCATCCTTCTCATGAAGCATCGGCATCTTGAAGATTTGCCTGTAGGGGATAACGAGGTGTTTCGTTTAGGCCCATCGTACTTTGATATGATCGAGTCAAAAATGGCTGAGTTCCATTCAATGGCTTTTGCAAGGGAAGAGCTTCATCATCCGTTTTATGGGATTGTTCAGAATCAGGAGCTCATCGCTGTCGGCGGATACCATATTTATAGCGATGATTATGTGGAGCTTGGGAATATCGGCACGGATGCTGCGTGGAGGAGACAAGGGTACGGCAAAAAGGTGTGCGCGGAATTGACCCGTAAGGGGCGTGCCATCACTCCCCATGTGTATCTGAATGTGCTGGAGGATAACCTAAGCGCGGTACGTTTATATCAGTCTCTGGGATATGTTACGGTGTGCAAACAGTACATCGTTGAATTCGGTCTATAGTTAGGAGCAAGGGGGAAAGAAGCCTGATTTATCAGGCTTCTTTCGTTTTTTCATCGGAGGGTACAGGTTCAGCCCTGAACCTCACGCTTGGAATAAACATAAAGCTTCCCGTCATCTCCGTATTCCGCGTATGCGATATCTTCCAGGGAGTCAAAACCTTGTTCCCGAGCTTTCGCTTGGATCTCGCCCTGTTCAATGGGTTTGCCCAGCATCGATTCCTCGAGCAGCTTTCCCTTGTCAATAACCGTTACCGTAAAGGTGTCCGGCTTGGCTGCTACGCCCATATCCTGGGCTGTGGGCGGCTCGTACTCGGGTTTACGCATGACGGAAAGCGATCCGTCCGTTTCCAGTATGGCGTATTTGACTTCAGTTAACGAGAAAATGCTTTGCCGTCTCAGCATGGATAACAGCTGTTTATATTCCATATCGTATTTGTTCAACAATTTTTGGTTGAGCTTTCCGTTATCGATCAGGAGTACCGCCCGGCCTTCCGTTAAATATCCGAACTTAACAAAGTGGGTGGTTGCCTTCTCGAAGAGGTAAGACATCGTTGTCCAAAGCGCAAGAGC
This Paenibacillus sp. JZ16 DNA region includes the following protein-coding sequences:
- a CDS encoding GNAT family N-acetyltransferase, producing the protein MIRRLLPEELGRLLETINREQHFLYYSYLTFRKNHAVHYGQFSEHGELLGVAAFLKGLPFYAFSVYPLQTSFRFRSVLTRMIQDLKLPDGALGSFIVSEDEWEVLNPEIDVKKPPVGILLMKHRHLEDLPVGDNEVFRLGPSYFDMIESKMAEFHSMAFAREELHHPFYGIVQNQELIAVGGYHIYSDDYVELGNIGTDAAWRRQGYGKKVCAELTRKGRAITPHVYLNVLEDNLSAVRLYQSLGYVTVCKQYIVEFGL
- a CDS encoding DUF421 domain-containing protein, whose translation is MDMFIDIGIKLIVSFFGLWIITFVTGRKTISQLTPLDFLSSLILSEIVGASLYDDKVNLYHLVFALALWTTMSYLFEKATTHFVKFGYLTEGRAVLLIDNGKLNQKLLNKYDMEYKQLLSMLRRQSIFSLTEVKYAILETDGSLSVMRKPEYEPPTAQDMGVAAKPDTFTVTVIDKGKLLEESMLGKPIEQGEIQAKAREQGFDSLEDIAYAEYGDDGKLYVYSKREVQG